In a single window of the uncultured Dysgonomonas sp. genome:
- a CDS encoding UvrD-helicase domain-containing protein: MVFNKTEKQEQEYLNKVITLIKRMISQTDTSVKEHVDTLQEYKDYLWSNKDIDPHEIRSMRESILNHFAIGESVIDKRKRLGKIIDIPYFGRIDFREKGESENPTPIYIGIHTFYDTINEINLIYDWRAPISNMFYDYELGEAVYHSPTGQIEGDISLKRQYRIRKGRMEFMIESSLTIHDDILQRELRSGTDDKMRNIVAMIQREQNRIIRNEEAQTLIIQGVAGSGKTSIALHRIAYLLYTTKGNILSKDILIISPNKVFADYISNVLPELGEDSVPETSMEQILSEVLDNKYKYQTFFEQVNELLCEPVPGYIERIRYKATLGFISQLDRFILHIENSYFKATDVKLTKQITIPADFIDKQFRRFSRYPMRRRFGAMTSYIVEISEVRYRITITTAERNILKKEISKMFAGNNDIQLYKDFFQWTGNPDMFKMRKNRTLEYSDLAPLAYLRNALNGCNTQSRVKHLLVDEMQDYSPIQYRILQKLYPCRKTILGDAGQSVNPYGSSSANMIREVLTAGEIMKLCKSYRSTCEITNLAQNIRTNNELETAARHGEQPKILKFENQEEEIHYISDLISTFKDSAYKSLGIICKTELQAKEMSEKLKVYSNDIYFLSNQSSAFIQGIIITSAHMAKGLEFDEVIIPQADNENYQSEIGLGMLYIAVTRAMHKLTLTYCHGIFPSNVLHN; this comes from the coding sequence ATGGTATTTAATAAAACAGAAAAGCAGGAACAGGAGTATTTAAATAAGGTTATAACCTTAATAAAGCGTATGATTAGCCAGACAGATACATCCGTTAAGGAGCATGTAGATACATTGCAGGAGTATAAGGATTATTTATGGTCGAATAAGGATATCGACCCTCACGAAATCCGTTCTATGAGAGAAAGTATTCTAAATCATTTTGCTATTGGAGAGAGTGTTATTGACAAACGGAAGCGTCTGGGTAAAATAATAGATATTCCTTATTTTGGCAGAATAGATTTCAGAGAGAAAGGAGAGAGTGAAAATCCAACTCCTATCTATATCGGCATACATACATTTTATGATACTATCAATGAAATAAACCTTATATATGACTGGCGGGCTCCTATTTCAAATATGTTCTACGACTATGAATTAGGGGAAGCTGTTTACCATTCTCCGACAGGACAAATAGAGGGCGATATATCACTCAAACGTCAATATCGTATCCGGAAGGGAAGAATGGAGTTTATGATTGAAAGTTCCCTCACCATCCATGATGATATTCTTCAGAGAGAACTCCGCTCCGGCACAGATGATAAGATGAGAAATATTGTGGCAATGATTCAACGGGAACAAAATCGGATTATTCGCAATGAAGAAGCACAAACACTTATAATACAAGGGGTAGCAGGATCAGGAAAAACATCCATAGCCTTGCATCGTATCGCTTATCTTCTATACACGACGAAAGGGAACATCTTATCAAAAGACATACTGATTATTTCTCCCAACAAAGTCTTTGCCGATTATATATCAAATGTACTTCCCGAGCTGGGAGAGGATAGTGTTCCTGAAACCAGTATGGAGCAGATATTATCGGAGGTATTAGATAACAAATATAAATACCAAACCTTTTTTGAACAGGTGAATGAATTACTCTGTGAGCCTGTCCCCGGTTATATCGAACGAATACGATACAAAGCAACTTTAGGTTTTATCTCTCAGCTTGACCGCTTTATCCTTCATATAGAGAACTCTTACTTTAAAGCTACAGATGTAAAACTGACAAAGCAGATTACGATCCCTGCTGATTTTATAGATAAACAATTCCGAAGATTCAGTCGATATCCAATGCGCCGAAGGTTCGGGGCAATGACCAGTTATATTGTCGAAATATCGGAAGTCCGATATCGGATTACTATTACCACAGCAGAACGAAATATACTCAAAAAAGAGATAAGTAAAATGTTCGCCGGCAATAACGACATCCAACTTTACAAAGACTTCTTTCAATGGACAGGAAACCCTGATATGTTTAAAATGCGTAAAAACAGGACATTGGAATACTCCGACCTTGCGCCTTTAGCATATCTTCGCAATGCTCTGAATGGATGCAATACACAATCCCGGGTTAAACATCTCCTGGTAGATGAAATGCAGGACTATTCACCTATACAATATCGTATTTTACAGAAGCTTTACCCTTGCCGCAAAACAATATTAGGAGATGCTGGCCAGTCGGTAAATCCTTACGGTTCATCTTCAGCAAACATGATCAGGGAAGTACTGACAGCTGGAGAAATAATGAAACTTTGTAAAAGTTACCGTTCAACCTGTGAAATCACCAATCTGGCACAGAACATACGAACCAATAACGAATTGGAAACGGCTGCAAGACACGGAGAACAACCAAAAATCCTAAAGTTCGAGAACCAAGAGGAAGAAATACACTATATCTCTGATTTGATTTCTACTTTTAAAGATTCAGCATACAAATCGCTTGGTATAATCTGTAAGACAGAATTACAGGCGAAAGAGATGTCTGAAAAGCTCAAAGTATATAGCAACGATATATATTTCCTCTCAAATCAGAGTTCAGCCTTTATACAAGGCATCATCATCACTTCGGCACATATGGCAAAAGGACTGGAATTTGATGAAGTTATTATACCTCAGGCCGACAATGAAAATTATCAATCAGAAATCGGCCTGGGTATGCTCTATATCGCTGTTACCAGAGCAATGCATAAACTGACATTGACTTATTGCCATGGTATCTTCCCTAGTAATGTCCTACACAATTAA
- a CDS encoding LuxR C-terminal-related transcriptional regulator, giving the protein MISNKITPEELWSRQQMNNLDVDYDFWNKKRESIQEFSLMSPSCIFTVDVFKKRYDFASENFALLFGYNPGQIRSIRKQGDLLEERIHPDDRAQLLDFQIEHGQFIYSLPSECRNDYQQMFQIRIRNTKQEYINVISRQQVIQKDRCGKAWIIMGVMDISPNQIPVDKVKRTVINRKTGEIITSSFISADKQLTSREKEILLLISKGFLSKEIADKLKISIYTINNHRKKILLKLGANNAIEALNCAKNFGLIC; this is encoded by the coding sequence ATGATTTCCAACAAAATTACTCCCGAAGAATTATGGTCAAGGCAGCAAATGAATAATCTTGATGTAGACTATGATTTTTGGAATAAGAAAAGAGAATCAATACAGGAATTTTCGCTAATGAGCCCGAGTTGTATTTTTACAGTTGATGTATTTAAGAAAAGATATGACTTTGCTTCTGAAAATTTCGCTCTTCTCTTTGGCTATAATCCGGGGCAGATAAGATCGATCAGGAAGCAAGGTGATTTACTGGAAGAGCGAATCCACCCTGATGACAGAGCTCAGTTGTTAGACTTTCAGATCGAACACGGACAGTTCATATATTCTCTTCCATCCGAATGCAGAAATGATTATCAGCAAATGTTTCAGATTCGCATTCGAAATACAAAACAGGAATATATAAATGTAATCAGCCGCCAGCAGGTCATTCAGAAAGATAGGTGTGGCAAGGCATGGATTATTATGGGAGTTATGGATATATCTCCGAATCAAATACCTGTCGATAAAGTAAAACGAACAGTTATAAATAGAAAAACAGGAGAAATAATCACTTCATCTTTTATATCTGCAGATAAACAATTAACTAGTCGGGAAAAAGAAATCCTGCTATTAATCAGCAAAGGTTTTCTAAGTAAAGAGATAGCTGATAAGCTGAAAATTAGCATCTACACAATTAATAATCATCGTAAAAAAATTCTGTTGAAGCTGGGAGCTAATAATGCTATAGAGGCACTTAACTGCGCTAAGAATTTTGGTCTTATCTGTTAA